The window aaaaagtcggtagagcatgatattcttaatctcagggtcgcgggttcgagccccacgctgggcgtaacggaattttgttccgctgcagatgtaaattaccgtttttctgattaacgtgatgtaatggaaatagcaactttaaactttgcctacgtctctgtcaatcgcaagaaaactgtatttgaaggtaaaggtgactttgtagacatgtgtgaaagacatgtactgaaatgcaagtgttgttgtttggagagcacatcggttacgtgtcagatgtgtagccaagcagtaatgggtcgccatagctgcaaatattagccggtaatatgagtgttgtcagctgacgtctgatgatgcagacgaccgtaaggccgaagtacgcaagagtaccgctaggccgagcctctttagctcagtggtagagcactggtgtagtaaaccaggggtcgtaagttccatcctcagaggaggaagacgaattttggaaatcagtttcgcgtcgtggccgtatagcaaacagatgtgattaaggcgaatggcgcagataaagcatttgccaaagcggtacagcataaggtgggacgaggcagtctaaattacattttatagatgtatttctcccgtatctcagagcctctcgcgggcatcgtcgtcgtcgtcgtcgccttcgtcgtcgtcgccgcttctgcagaagtagcaaatgcggcgagggacgccctgccttcgattccgaatgcacaaagtgtgtggtcttgtttcccagtatacatttggtcggtctcgtaagaggttgactgtaacgaatgggtgggaaagagcaaggggcagcggctgtgtagaacgaaaacacaattcctcaggggtgtgagcgtttcgagatgagtcgtatacaagttgtagttggtcgtcagtgaccgtgtggcctaatggatttgtGTTAGGTCTTGGTATTAATGGGAAGGTCGTCCAGTGTTACaacaagagaacgagggaaaagtaTGCTTTGAAGGTGCTGCATGACAATACGAAGGCAAGGCGGGAGGTCGATTTGCATTGGAGGGCCAGCAACTGCCGGCATATTGTGCATATAATTGATGTTTATGAGAACAGTTACAGTGGAAACAAGTGCCTTCTTGTTGTTATGGAGTGCATGGAAGGTGGTGAACTGTTCCAGCGAATACAAGACAGGCAAGATGGAgccttcactgaaagggaagcagcagaaaTAATGCGAGAAATCTGCCTAGCTGTCAAACATCTTCATGATATGAACATAGCTCACAGAGATCTGAAGCCAGAAAATTTGCTTTATACAAAGCCAGATCATACAGGTATATTAAAACTGACTGACTTTGGGTTTGCTAAAGAAACCTTTTCGAAGGATACCCTGCAAACACCATGCTACACACCATATTACGTTGCACCTGAGGTACTTGGACCAGAAAAGTATGACAAGAGCTGTGACATCTGGTCATTGGGTGTTATAATGTATATTCTGTTATGTGGTTTCCCACCCTTTTACAGTAACCATGGCCTGGCAATATCACCAGGTATGAAAAAACGTATACGAACAGGGCAGTATGATTTTCCAAACCCTGAGTGGCAGAATGTTTCACAAGACGCAAAAGATCTTATCCGTGGTATGCTGTGTATCGAACCGACCCACCGCCTTACAATAGATCAAG is drawn from Schistocerca gregaria isolate iqSchGreg1 chromosome 3, iqSchGreg1.2, whole genome shotgun sequence and contains these coding sequences:
- the LOC126354099 gene encoding MAP kinase-activated protein kinase 2-like; the encoded protein is MSPAAAASLPVSRRKLRVQPNVNAVRKRPKLTVWPNGFVLGLGINGKVVQCYNKRTREKYALKVLHDNTKARREVDLHWRASNCRHIVHIIDVYENSYSGNKCLLVVMECMEGGELFQRIQDRQDGAFTEREAAEIMREICLAVKHLHDMNIAHRDLKPENLLYTKPDHTGILKLTDFGFAKETFSKDTLQTPCYTPYYVAPEVLGPEKYDKSCDIWSLGVIMYILLCGFPPFYSNHGLAISPGMKKRIRTGQYDFPNPEWQNVSQDAKDLIRGMLCIEPTHRLTIDQVMQNKWIAQYTEVPQTPLHTGRMLREGEGIWPEVQEEMTRSLATMRVDYDQVHIKNLDNSNNPLLNKRRKRVAGDAGGIHQQ